The following coding sequences are from one Ramlibacter henchirensis window:
- the rplA gene encoding 50S ribosomal protein L1, producing the protein MAKLTKKQKALQGKVDSTKLYPLTEALSIVKDAATAKFDESIDVAVQLGIDAKKSDQVVRGAVVMPNGTGKTKRVAVFAQGAKAEEAKAAGADVVGMDDLAARVKAGDMPFDVVIAAPDAMRVVGTLGQILGPRGLMPNPKVGTVTPDVATAVKNAKAGQVQFRADKAGIIHATLGRRSFDANKLQGNLVALIDALNKAKPATSKGVYLRKVAVSSTMGLGVRVDTQTLMGQQA; encoded by the coding sequence ATGGCCAAGCTGACCAAGAAGCAGAAAGCCCTGCAGGGCAAGGTCGACAGCACCAAGCTGTACCCCCTGACCGAGGCGCTGTCCATCGTGAAGGACGCAGCCACCGCCAAGTTCGATGAGTCCATCGACGTGGCCGTGCAGCTGGGCATCGACGCCAAGAAGTCCGACCAGGTCGTTCGCGGCGCGGTCGTGATGCCCAACGGCACCGGCAAGACCAAGCGCGTGGCCGTGTTCGCCCAGGGCGCCAAGGCCGAGGAAGCCAAGGCCGCCGGCGCCGACGTGGTCGGCATGGACGACCTGGCTGCCCGCGTGAAGGCCGGCGACATGCCGTTCGACGTCGTGATCGCCGCCCCCGACGCGATGCGCGTGGTCGGCACGCTGGGCCAGATCCTCGGCCCGCGCGGCCTGATGCCGAACCCCAAGGTCGGCACCGTGACGCCCGACGTCGCCACGGCGGTGAAGAACGCCAAGGCCGGCCAGGTGCAGTTCCGTGCCGACAAGGCCGGGATCATCCACGCCACCCTGGGCCGCCGCTCGTTCGACGCCAACAAGCTGCAGGGCAACCTGGTGGCGCTGATCGACGCGCTGAACAAGGCCAAGCCGGCCACCAGCAAGGGCGTGTACCTGCGCAAGGTGGCGGTGTCGTCGACCATGGGCCTGGGCGTCCGCGTGGACACGCAGACGCTCATGGGGCAGCAGGCGTAA
- the rpoB gene encoding DNA-directed RNA polymerase subunit beta → MAYSYTERKRIRKSFGKRDSVLEVPYLLQMQKDAYTAFLQSDVAPSRRTVEGLQAAFDAAFPIVSHNGFVEMKFIEYNLAKPAFDVRECQTRGLTYASAVRAKVQLIIYDRESSTPQSKVVKEVKEQEVYMGEVPLMTDKGSFIINGTERVIVSQLHRSPGVFFEHDKGKTHSSGKLLFSARIIPYRGSWLDFEFDPKDILYFRVDRRRKMPVTILLKAIGLTPESILANFFVNDNFRLMDSGAQMEFVPERLRGEVARFDITDKSGKVVVAKDKRVTARHTRELETTGTTHISVPEDFLIGRVVARNIVDQDTGEIIAKANDELTESLLKKLRAAGVQELQVIYTNELDQGPYISQTLRIDETVDEFAARVAIYRMMRPGEPPTEDAVQALFQRLFYNPDTYDLSRVGRMKFNAKVGREESTGPMVLTNEDILAVVKILVDLRNGRGEVDDIDHLGNRRVRCVGELAENQYRTGLARIEKAVKERLGQAEQEPLMPHDLINSKPISAALKEFFGASQLSQFMDQTNPLSEITHKRRVSALGPGGLTRERAGFEVRDVHVTHYGRVCPIETPEGPNIGLINSLALYARLNEYGFIETPYRRVVDAKVTDQIDYLSAIEEGKYVIAQANAALDEEGRLVGELVSARERGESILVGADRIQYMDVSPAQIVSVAASLVPFLEHDDANRALMGANMQRQAVPVLRPEKAFVGTGIERVSAVDSGTVVTASRGGVVDYVDATRIVVRVNDEEAAAGEVGVDIYNLIKYQRSNQNTNIHQRPIVKRGDKIAKGDVIADGASTDLGELALGQNMLVAFMPWNGYNFEDSILISERVVADDRYTSIHIEELVVMARDTKLGAEEITRDIPNLSEQQLNRLDESGIIYVGAEVMPGDTLVGKVTPKGETTLTPEEKLLRAIFGEKASDVKDTSLRVDQGSQGTVIDVQVFTREGIQRDKRAQQIIDDELKRFRLDLNDQLRIVEADAFDRIEKLLNGRVANGGPQKLAKGTKIDKAYMQSIEKYHWFDIRPAEDDVAAQLESIKNSIEQQRHNFDLAFEEKRKKLTQGDELPAGVLKMVKVYLAVKRRLQPGDKMAGRHGNKGVVSKIVPVEDMPYMADGTPCDIVLNPLGVPSRMNVGQVLEVHLGWAAKGIGHRIGDMLQQQARVAELRKFFDELYNKSGRKEDIARLSDDDVLEMAGELAKGIPFATPVFDGAAETEIRNMLQLAFPDEIAQRKGLTGTRTQAHLYDGRTGEQFERPVTVGYMHVLKLHHLVDDKMHARSTGPYSLVTQQPLGGKAQFGGQRFGEMEVWALEAYGAAYTLQEMLTVKSDDVQGRTKVYESIVKGEHAIDAGMPESFNVLVKEIRSLGLDMELERS, encoded by the coding sequence ATGGCCTACTCTTACACCGAACGCAAGCGCATCCGCAAAAGCTTCGGCAAACGCGACAGCGTGCTGGAAGTGCCGTACCTGCTGCAGATGCAGAAGGACGCGTACACCGCCTTCCTCCAATCCGACGTGGCGCCTTCCCGGCGCACCGTCGAGGGCCTGCAGGCCGCCTTCGATGCGGCCTTCCCCATCGTCTCGCACAACGGGTTTGTCGAGATGAAGTTCATCGAATACAACCTGGCCAAGCCGGCCTTCGACGTGCGCGAATGCCAGACGCGCGGCCTGACGTACGCGTCGGCCGTGCGCGCCAAGGTGCAGCTGATCATCTACGACCGCGAGTCGTCCACGCCGCAGAGCAAGGTGGTCAAGGAAGTGAAGGAGCAGGAGGTCTACATGGGCGAAGTGCCCCTGATGACCGACAAGGGCTCCTTCATCATCAACGGCACCGAGCGCGTGATCGTGTCCCAGCTGCACCGCTCGCCCGGCGTGTTCTTCGAGCACGACAAGGGCAAGACGCACAGCTCGGGCAAGCTGCTGTTCTCGGCGCGGATCATCCCGTACCGCGGCTCCTGGCTGGACTTCGAGTTCGACCCGAAGGACATCCTGTACTTCCGCGTCGACCGCCGCCGCAAGATGCCGGTGACGATCCTGCTCAAGGCCATCGGCCTGACGCCCGAGTCGATCCTGGCGAACTTCTTCGTCAACGACAACTTCCGCCTGATGGACAGCGGCGCGCAGATGGAGTTCGTGCCCGAGCGCCTGCGCGGCGAGGTGGCCCGCTTCGACATCACCGACAAGAGCGGCAAGGTCGTCGTGGCCAAGGACAAGCGCGTCACCGCGCGCCACACCCGCGAGCTGGAGACGACCGGCACCACCCACATCAGCGTGCCGGAGGACTTCCTCATCGGCCGCGTGGTGGCCCGCAACATCGTCGACCAGGACACCGGCGAGATCATCGCCAAGGCCAACGACGAACTGACCGAGTCGCTGCTCAAGAAGCTGCGCGCCGCCGGCGTGCAGGAGCTGCAGGTGATCTACACGAACGAGCTCGACCAGGGTCCGTACATCAGCCAGACGCTGCGCATCGACGAGACGGTCGACGAGTTCGCCGCGCGCGTGGCCATCTACCGCATGATGCGCCCCGGCGAGCCGCCGACCGAGGACGCGGTGCAGGCCCTGTTCCAGCGCCTGTTCTACAACCCAGACACGTACGACCTGTCGCGCGTGGGCCGCATGAAGTTCAATGCCAAGGTCGGCCGCGAGGAGAGCACCGGACCGATGGTGCTGACCAACGAGGACATCCTCGCCGTCGTCAAGATCCTGGTGGACCTGCGCAACGGCCGCGGTGAGGTCGACGACATCGACCACCTGGGCAACCGCCGCGTGCGCTGCGTCGGCGAGCTGGCCGAGAACCAGTACCGCACCGGCCTCGCCCGCATCGAGAAGGCCGTGAAGGAGCGTCTGGGCCAGGCGGAACAGGAGCCGCTGATGCCGCACGACCTGATCAACTCCAAGCCGATCTCCGCAGCGCTCAAGGAGTTCTTCGGCGCGTCGCAGCTGTCGCAGTTCATGGACCAGACCAACCCGCTGTCCGAGATCACGCACAAGCGCCGCGTCTCGGCCCTGGGCCCGGGGGGCCTGACGCGCGAGCGCGCGGGCTTCGAAGTGCGCGACGTGCACGTCACGCACTACGGCCGCGTGTGCCCGATCGAGACGCCGGAAGGTCCGAACATCGGCCTGATCAACTCGCTGGCCCTGTACGCGCGCCTGAACGAGTACGGCTTCATCGAGACGCCGTACCGCCGCGTGGTGGACGCCAAGGTCACGGACCAGATCGACTACCTGTCGGCCATCGAGGAAGGCAAGTACGTGATCGCCCAGGCCAACGCGGCGCTGGACGAGGAAGGCCGCCTGGTCGGCGAGCTGGTGTCCGCGCGTGAACGCGGCGAATCGATCCTGGTGGGCGCCGACCGCATCCAGTACATGGACGTCTCGCCGGCGCAGATCGTGTCGGTGGCCGCCTCGCTGGTGCCTTTCCTGGAGCACGACGACGCCAACCGCGCGCTGATGGGCGCCAACATGCAGCGGCAGGCCGTGCCGGTGCTGCGCCCGGAGAAGGCCTTCGTCGGCACCGGCATCGAGCGCGTCTCCGCGGTCGACTCCGGCACCGTCGTCACCGCCAGCCGCGGCGGCGTGGTCGACTACGTCGATGCCACCCGCATCGTGGTGCGCGTCAACGACGAGGAAGCCGCCGCCGGTGAAGTCGGCGTCGACATCTACAACCTGATCAAGTACCAGCGTTCCAACCAGAACACCAACATCCACCAGCGCCCGATCGTCAAGCGCGGCGACAAGATCGCCAAGGGCGACGTCATCGCCGACGGTGCATCCACCGACCTGGGCGAGCTCGCGCTCGGCCAGAACATGCTGGTGGCGTTCATGCCCTGGAACGGCTACAACTTCGAGGACTCGATCCTGATCAGCGAGCGCGTCGTCGCCGACGACCGCTACACCTCGATCCACATCGAGGAGCTGGTGGTGATGGCGCGCGACACCAAGCTGGGCGCCGAGGAAATCACCCGCGACATCCCGAACCTGTCGGAGCAGCAGCTCAACCGCCTGGACGAGAGCGGCATCATCTACGTGGGCGCCGAGGTCATGCCGGGCGACACGCTGGTGGGCAAGGTCACGCCCAAGGGCGAGACCACGCTGACGCCGGAAGAAAAGCTCCTTCGCGCCATCTTCGGCGAGAAGGCTTCCGACGTGAAGGACACGTCGCTGCGCGTGGACCAGGGCTCGCAGGGCACGGTGATCGACGTGCAGGTGTTCACCCGCGAAGGCATCCAGCGCGACAAGCGCGCCCAGCAGATCATCGACGACGAGCTCAAGCGCTTCCGCCTGGACCTGAACGACCAGCTGCGCATCGTCGAGGCCGACGCCTTCGACCGCATCGAGAAGCTGCTGAACGGCCGCGTGGCCAACGGCGGCCCGCAGAAGCTGGCCAAGGGCACGAAGATCGACAAGGCCTACATGCAGTCGATCGAGAAGTACCACTGGTTCGACATCCGCCCGGCGGAGGACGACGTGGCTGCGCAGCTGGAGTCGATCAAGAACTCCATCGAGCAGCAGCGCCACAACTTCGACCTCGCGTTCGAGGAGAAGCGCAAGAAGCTGACGCAGGGCGACGAGCTGCCCGCCGGCGTGCTCAAGATGGTCAAGGTGTACCTGGCCGTCAAGCGCCGCCTGCAGCCCGGCGACAAGATGGCCGGCCGCCACGGCAACAAGGGCGTGGTGTCCAAGATCGTTCCGGTCGAGGACATGCCCTACATGGCCGACGGCACGCCGTGCGACATCGTGCTCAACCCGCTGGGCGTGCCTTCGCGCATGAACGTGGGCCAGGTGCTGGAAGTGCACCTGGGCTGGGCCGCCAAGGGCATCGGCCACCGCATCGGCGACATGCTGCAGCAGCAGGCCCGCGTGGCCGAACTGCGCAAGTTCTTCGACGAGCTGTACAACAAGTCCGGCCGCAAGGAAGACATCGCCAGGCTGTCCGACGACGACGTGCTGGAGATGGCGGGCGAGCTGGCCAAGGGCATCCCCTTCGCCACGCCCGTGTTCGACGGCGCGGCCGAGACCGAGATCCGCAACATGCTGCAGCTGGCCTTCCCGGACGAGATCGCGCAGCGCAAGGGCCTCACGGGCACGCGCACGCAGGCGCACCTCTACGACGGGCGCACCGGCGAGCAGTTCGAGCGTCCGGTGACCGTGGGCTACATGCACGTGCTCAAGCTGCACCACCTCGTCGACGACAAGATGCACGCGCGCTCCACGGGCCCGTACTCGCTCGTCACGCAGCAGCCCCTGGGCGGCAAGGCCCAGTTCGGCGGCCAGCGCTTCGGCGAGATGGAAGTGTGGGCGCTGGAAGCCTACGGCGCGGCCTACACGCTGCAGGAGATGCTGACCGTGAAGTCCGACGACGTGCAGGGCCGCACCAAGGTGTACGAGTCGATCGTCAAGGGCGAGCACGCCATCGACGCCGGCATGCCGGAGTCGTTCAACGTCCTGGTCAAGGAGATCAGGTCGCTGGGTCTGGATATGGAACTCGAGCGTTCCTAA
- the rplK gene encoding 50S ribosomal protein L11 — MAKKIVGFVKLQVPAGKANPSPPIGPALGQRGLNIMEFCKAFNAQTQGVEPGLPLPVVITAYADKSFTFIIKTPPATTLIKKAIKLDKGSSKPHSDKVGKITRAQLEEIAKTKLKDMNAASIDAAVKTLAGSARSMGVTVEGV; from the coding sequence ATGGCGAAGAAAATCGTCGGTTTTGTCAAGCTGCAAGTGCCGGCTGGCAAGGCCAACCCGTCGCCCCCGATCGGCCCCGCGCTGGGCCAGCGCGGCCTGAACATCATGGAGTTCTGCAAGGCGTTCAACGCGCAGACCCAGGGTGTCGAGCCGGGCCTGCCGCTGCCGGTGGTGATCACCGCCTACGCGGACAAGAGCTTCACCTTCATCATCAAGACCCCGCCGGCCACGACGCTGATCAAGAAGGCGATCAAGCTGGACAAGGGCTCTTCCAAGCCGCACAGCGACAAGGTCGGCAAGATCACCCGCGCCCAGCTCGAGGAGATCGCCAAGACCAAGCTGAAGGACATGAACGCCGCCAGCATCGACGCGGCCGTCAAGACGCTGGCGGGCTCGGCCCGTTCGATGGGCGTCACCGTGGAGGGCGTGTAA
- the rplL gene encoding 50S ribosomal protein L7/L12 encodes MAFDKDAFLTALDSMTVMELNDLVKAIEEKFGVSAAAMAAPAAAGGAGGGAAAAAEEKTEFTVQLLEAGANKVSVIKAVREITGLGLKEAKDLVDGAPKPVKEGIAKADAEAAKKKLEDAGAKVELK; translated from the coding sequence ATGGCATTCGACAAAGACGCATTCCTGACCGCGCTGGACAGCATGACGGTCATGGAACTCAACGACCTGGTCAAGGCGATCGAGGAGAAGTTCGGCGTGTCCGCCGCCGCGATGGCCGCCCCAGCCGCCGCCGGTGGTGCGGGCGGCGGCGCTGCCGCGGCCGCGGAAGAGAAGACCGAGTTCACCGTGCAGTTGCTGGAAGCCGGCGCCAACAAGGTGTCCGTCATCAAGGCCGTGCGCGAGATCACCGGACTGGGTCTGAAGGAAGCCAAGGACCTGGTGGACGGCGCTCCGAAGCCCGTCAAGGAAGGCATCGCCAAGGCCGACGCCGAGGCTGCCAAGAAAAAGCTGGAAGACGCCGGCGCCAAGGTCGAACTCAAGTAA
- the rplJ gene encoding 50S ribosomal protein L10 — MSLNRSEKQAVIDEVTGLAAKAQTLVMAEYRGITVADMTKLRNEARKQGVSLSVLKNTLARRAVAGSQFEVVGDQMTGPLIYGFSVDAVAAAKVVADFAKTNDKLVIRAGAFAGKALDVNGVKQLASIPSKEVLLAQLCGLLMSPISRTAVVLGALAAKKGEAAAA; from the coding sequence TTGAGTCTGAATCGCAGTGAGAAGCAAGCGGTCATCGACGAAGTGACCGGCCTCGCCGCTAAAGCTCAAACGCTGGTGATGGCGGAATACCGCGGCATCACGGTCGCCGACATGACGAAGCTGCGCAACGAAGCGCGCAAGCAGGGCGTCAGCCTGAGTGTTCTGAAGAACACCCTGGCACGCCGTGCGGTTGCGGGCAGCCAGTTCGAAGTCGTCGGTGACCAGATGACCGGTCCGCTGATCTACGGCTTCTCCGTGGACGCTGTGGCCGCCGCCAAGGTGGTGGCCGACTTCGCGAAGACCAACGACAAGCTGGTCATCCGCGCGGGCGCGTTCGCGGGCAAGGCCCTGGACGTCAACGGCGTGAAGCAGCTGGCCAGCATCCCGAGCAAGGAAGTGCTGCTGGCCCAGTTGTGCGGGCTGCTGATGTCGCCGATCTCCCGCACCGCCGTGGTGCTGGGCGCGCTGGCGGCCAAGAAAGGCGAGGCGGCGGCCGCCTGA